The following coding sequences lie in one Dysgonomonas mossii genomic window:
- a CDS encoding GNAT family N-acetyltransferase, with protein sequence MERNKIRERLILKPFGLEYIDQFNELLRYVFQVTNNDILQSGYKDGEIVKSKRPILKNADVIGWFNDDQLISQLCIYPCQVNIHGKIFSMGGLTGVGTYPEYANLGLMNDLIKSGLQIMKNKGQWISYLYPYSIPYYRRKGWEIMSDHLTFTIKDSQIPKNIAVKGFAERLSVNHPDVISVYDKFARSNHGALIRATQEWEEYWRWENEEERTAAVYYDKDDIPQGYILYWIEEDIFHIKDIIYLNQEARIGLWNFVYAHYSMIEEVQGNIYKNDPLHFFLDDGQIQETIEPYYMARIVDVIEFLNNFPFKNLDVFTPFHFVVSDSIAEWNRGAFGLVKNDKDRLTHTSEAVGKPVYLDIQTLTTMLMSYRSPSYLHRIERLQADNDIVEVLEQIIPDNQPYFSDYF encoded by the coding sequence ATGGAAAGAAACAAAATAAGGGAGCGTTTAATCTTAAAACCTTTTGGCTTAGAATATATAGACCAATTTAATGAACTGTTGCGTTATGTATTTCAGGTAACTAATAACGATATCCTGCAAAGTGGATATAAGGATGGCGAGATTGTAAAGTCTAAACGTCCCATTCTCAAGAATGCAGATGTTATTGGATGGTTTAATGATGATCAGCTAATCTCTCAATTATGCATTTATCCCTGTCAAGTAAATATTCATGGAAAAATATTTTCAATGGGAGGGTTAACAGGAGTAGGCACATATCCTGAATATGCAAACCTTGGTTTGATGAATGATCTCATAAAATCAGGTCTACAAATAATGAAAAATAAAGGACAATGGATCTCTTATCTGTATCCCTATTCTATCCCTTATTATCGGCGTAAAGGGTGGGAGATAATGTCCGATCATTTGACTTTTACAATAAAAGATAGCCAGATACCCAAAAACATTGCGGTAAAAGGCTTTGCTGAAAGATTATCTGTTAACCATCCGGATGTAATCTCGGTCTATGATAAATTTGCACGGAGCAACCACGGGGCTTTAATACGAGCTACACAAGAGTGGGAGGAATATTGGAGATGGGAAAATGAAGAGGAAAGAACCGCGGCTGTTTATTATGATAAAGATGACATTCCGCAAGGATATATCTTATATTGGATAGAAGAAGATATATTTCATATCAAAGATATTATATATCTAAATCAAGAAGCAAGAATAGGCCTATGGAATTTTGTCTATGCTCATTACTCAATGATAGAAGAGGTACAAGGAAATATATACAAGAATGATCCTCTTCACTTCTTTTTGGATGATGGACAGATACAAGAGACAATCGAACCTTATTATATGGCTAGAATAGTTGATGTGATTGAATTTCTTAATAATTTTCCGTTTAAAAACCTGGATGTATTTACTCCTTTCCACTTTGTAGTTTCCGATTCGATTGCAGAATGGAATAGGGGAGCGTTTGGCTTAGTTAAAAATGATAAAGACAGGCTTACTCATACAAGTGAAGCTGTAGGTAAGCCTGTATATCTCGATATTCAAACATTGACAACTATGCTTATGTCGTATCGTAGTCCTTCATATCTGCATCGGATTGAACGACTTC
- a CDS encoding endonuclease/exonuclease/phosphatase family protein, with translation MKQIFISAVLFMTALTLNAQKFNVGTYNVRNDNSSDVGNMWKDRFPYIAKLVQYHDFDFFGTQEALPNQLKDMKVALPGYDYYGEGRDGNGQGEHSAIFYKTDKYRLLSNGDFWLSATPDVPSKSWNAPCCNRICTWVELQDIKSGKSFFVFSAHYDYEKDYARNESSKLILTKIKQIVGDNPVIFMGDLNGGMDSSWAQLLNNSGVLRDTYYDVEQRYANNSSYNAWGKPLEELDNLDRAIISNNEILDHIYFSKHFKTKRWRMLTDTYNIGKFPSDHFPILVNAEWAN, from the coding sequence ATGAAACAAATTTTTATTAGTGCAGTATTATTCATGACTGCCCTTACTCTAAATGCACAAAAATTTAATGTCGGAACGTATAATGTTAGAAATGACAATTCATCCGATGTGGGTAATATGTGGAAAGATCGCTTTCCGTATATTGCTAAGTTAGTACAGTATCACGATTTTGATTTCTTTGGAACTCAGGAAGCTTTACCGAATCAATTAAAGGATATGAAAGTTGCTCTACCCGGTTATGATTATTACGGGGAGGGAAGAGATGGTAACGGACAAGGGGAGCATTCCGCAATATTTTACAAAACAGACAAATACAGATTACTGAGTAATGGAGACTTCTGGTTGTCTGCAACCCCTGATGTACCTTCTAAAAGTTGGAATGCTCCTTGTTGCAATCGTATTTGTACATGGGTTGAATTACAGGATATCAAATCAGGTAAGAGCTTCTTCGTTTTCAGTGCTCATTATGATTATGAAAAAGATTATGCACGCAACGAAAGTAGTAAATTGATATTGACAAAAATCAAACAAATAGTAGGGGATAATCCCGTGATATTTATGGGAGACCTAAATGGAGGAATGGATAGTTCTTGGGCTCAGCTTCTTAATAACTCGGGAGTGTTAAGAGATACCTATTATGATGTTGAACAACGGTATGCCAATAACTCGTCATATAATGCTTGGGGAAAGCCTCTTGAAGAATTAGACAATTTAGATAGAGCTATTATAAGCAACAACGAAATATTGGATCATATCTATTTCAGTAAACACTTTAAGACAAAAAGATGGAGAATGTTAACTGATACTTATAATATTGGTAAATTTCCATCAGATCATTTTCCGATATTAGTAAATGCAGAATGGGCTAATTAG